Proteins encoded within one genomic window of Brachybacterium sp. P6-10-X1:
- a CDS encoding DUF58 domain-containing protein codes for MATSLLTRVKARVDLHTSSRARGLIQGRGRSLFKGAGEDFDDLKYYQPGDKISEIDWKATARSGEPLIRRFNEERVRHLSIVADTSSAMAATAADGTSKREAMILAAGMVCFLAQKNGDLVGLVAGSDGRPVQLPSRSSDGHLELLLRSVQQATTTAAPAADSSWLLERAFRVTSRSTLMTIITDEAHPGVEDFALLRRLTTRHDVLVIRIADADPLQRGELDHDVVDVDAPREVGAMARSSKRVARDVAAYQRARRDGITEMLDRLHVSHMITSGETTVVEDMIAMLRSREYRHARA; via the coding sequence ATGGCGACCTCCCTGCTGACCCGGGTCAAGGCTCGGGTCGACCTGCACACCTCGAGCCGGGCGCGCGGCCTGATCCAGGGCCGCGGCCGCTCGCTGTTCAAGGGCGCCGGCGAGGACTTCGACGACCTGAAGTACTACCAGCCCGGGGACAAGATCTCCGAGATCGACTGGAAGGCCACCGCCCGCTCCGGCGAGCCCCTGATCCGCCGGTTCAACGAGGAGCGGGTGCGTCACCTGTCCATCGTCGCGGACACCTCCTCCGCGATGGCGGCGACCGCCGCCGACGGCACCTCCAAGCGGGAGGCGATGATCCTCGCGGCCGGCATGGTCTGCTTCCTCGCCCAGAAGAACGGCGATCTGGTGGGGCTGGTCGCGGGCAGCGACGGCCGTCCCGTCCAGCTGCCCTCGCGGTCGAGCGACGGGCATCTGGAGCTGCTGCTGCGCAGCGTCCAGCAGGCCACCACCACGGCGGCGCCGGCCGCGGACAGCTCGTGGCTGCTCGAGCGCGCCTTCCGCGTCACCTCCCGCTCGACGCTGATGACGATCATCACCGACGAGGCGCATCCGGGCGTCGAGGACTTCGCCCTGCTGCGCCGGCTGACCACCCGGCACGACGTCCTCGTGATCCGCATCGCCGATGCCGACCCGCTGCAGCGCGGCGAGCTCGACCACGACGTGGTGGATGTGGACGCGCCGCGGGAGGTGGGGGCGATGGCCCGCTCCTCGAAGCGAGTGGCCCGGGACGTCGCGGCCTATCAGCGGGCGCGCCGCGACGGGATCACCGAGATGCTGGACCGCCTCCATGTCAGCCACATGATCACCAGCGGCGAGACCACCGTGGTCGAGGACATGATCGCCATGCTGCGGTCGAGGGAGTACCGCCATGCTCGTGCCTGA
- a CDS encoding alpha-1,4-glucan--maltose-1-phosphate maltosyltransferase has translation MSPTTDRTGLEGGVGRIPIMDVRPVVDGGRFPASCVEGETITIGANAFREGHDAMGVQAVLADPEGGEQRVPLTSTNPGLDLWAATVRPGRTGHWSFRIEAFSAPYDTWARTAEVKIPAGIDVDLVCAEGAKVLARVLAEIEDGSRPRTDGPVVQAALDSLRAPGLPAAARVAPALAADLRALLALRPLREGVTVSGPYRLVVHRRRALYGSWYEFFPRSEGARFDPQQGWVSGTLRTAARSLDRIADMGFDVAYLTPIHPIGTTFRKGRNNTLDPQPGDPGSPYAIGSPEGGHDAIHPDLGTMEDFDAFVTRARELDLEVALDVALQCSPDHPWVTEHPEWFTVRADGTIAYAENPPKKYQDIYPLSFESDYEGLYAAIRDLLEHWVAHGVTLFRIDNPHTKPVRFWEELLAEFDRKHPEVVFLAEAFTRPTMMHTLGKVGYHQSYTYFTWRESAAELREYLEELVEAAPYMRPSFWPTTHDILTPFMTSGGRRAFVLRAILAATLVPTWGIYTGYELVEDVPRPGAQEQIDNEKYEYKPRDFTGALTAGTSLEPLLGDLNRIRRAHPALQTLTTIRFHETDDEQVLAFSKHLDATASGTGAPDTVLVISVTAHDRDAWTTVHLDLPALGLDAETHTAFEVEDLLTGERFTWGSEPYVILSATDRPAHVLRIIHPEES, from the coding sequence ATGTCCCCGACCACTGACCGCACCGGGCTGGAGGGCGGCGTGGGCCGCATCCCGATCATGGACGTCCGCCCCGTCGTCGACGGCGGCCGCTTCCCGGCCTCCTGCGTCGAGGGCGAGACGATCACCATCGGCGCCAACGCCTTCCGTGAAGGGCACGACGCGATGGGTGTCCAGGCCGTGCTCGCCGATCCCGAGGGCGGGGAGCAGCGGGTGCCGCTGACGTCGACGAATCCGGGCCTCGACCTCTGGGCTGCGACGGTGCGACCCGGGAGGACCGGCCACTGGTCCTTCCGGATCGAGGCGTTCTCCGCCCCCTACGACACCTGGGCCCGCACCGCCGAGGTGAAGATCCCCGCAGGGATCGACGTCGACCTGGTGTGCGCCGAGGGAGCGAAGGTGCTGGCCCGCGTGCTGGCCGAGATCGAGGACGGGAGCCGCCCCCGCACCGACGGGCCCGTGGTGCAGGCGGCGCTGGATTCGCTGCGCGCCCCCGGGCTCCCTGCCGCCGCCCGGGTCGCCCCCGCCCTGGCCGCGGATCTGCGCGCGCTGCTCGCCCTGCGCCCCCTGCGCGAGGGCGTCACGGTCTCGGGCCCGTACCGGCTGGTCGTGCACCGCCGCCGAGCCCTGTACGGCTCCTGGTACGAATTCTTCCCGCGCTCGGAGGGAGCGCGCTTCGATCCCCAGCAGGGCTGGGTCTCCGGCACCCTCCGCACCGCCGCCAGGTCGCTGGACCGCATCGCGGACATGGGCTTCGACGTGGCGTACCTGACGCCGATCCACCCGATCGGCACCACGTTCCGCAAGGGCCGCAACAACACCCTGGACCCGCAGCCGGGCGATCCCGGCTCCCCCTACGCGATCGGATCGCCCGAGGGCGGTCACGACGCGATCCATCCCGACCTGGGCACGATGGAGGACTTCGACGCCTTCGTGACCCGGGCCCGCGAGCTGGATCTGGAGGTGGCGCTCGACGTCGCCCTGCAATGCTCCCCCGACCACCCCTGGGTCACCGAGCACCCCGAATGGTTCACGGTCCGTGCCGACGGCACCATCGCCTACGCCGAGAACCCGCCGAAGAAGTACCAGGACATCTACCCCCTCAGCTTCGAGTCCGACTACGAGGGCCTGTACGCGGCGATCCGGGACCTGCTCGAGCACTGGGTCGCCCACGGGGTGACCCTGTTCCGCATCGACAACCCCCACACCAAACCGGTGCGGTTCTGGGAGGAGCTGCTGGCCGAGTTCGACCGGAAGCACCCCGAGGTCGTCTTCCTCGCCGAGGCGTTCACCCGTCCCACGATGATGCACACTCTGGGCAAGGTCGGCTACCACCAGAGCTACACCTACTTCACCTGGCGCGAGAGCGCGGCGGAGCTGCGGGAGTACCTCGAGGAGCTGGTGGAGGCCGCCCCCTACATGCGGCCCAGCTTCTGGCCGACCACCCATGACATCCTCACCCCGTTCATGACCTCCGGGGGCCGACGGGCCTTCGTGCTGCGCGCGATCCTCGCGGCCACGCTCGTGCCCACCTGGGGCATCTACACCGGGTACGAGCTCGTCGAGGACGTCCCCCGGCCCGGGGCGCAGGAGCAGATCGACAACGAGAAGTACGAGTACAAGCCGCGCGATTTCACCGGTGCCCTCACCGCCGGCACCAGCCTCGAGCCGCTGCTGGGCGACCTCAACCGGATCCGGCGCGCGCACCCGGCGCTGCAGACGCTGACCACGATCCGATTCCACGAGACCGATGACGAGCAGGTGCTGGCCTTCTCCAAGCACCTCGACGCCACCGCCAGCGGCACCGGCGCTCCGGACACGGTGCTGGTCATCTCCGTGACCGCGCACGACCGGGACGCCTGGACCACGGTCCACCTGGACCTTCCCGCCCTCGGCCTGGACGCGGAGACGCACACCGCCTTCGAGGTCGAGGACCTGCTGACCGGCGAGCGGTTCACCTGGGGCAGCGAGCCCTACGTCATCCTCAGCGCGACCGACCGACCCGCCCACGTGCTGCGGATCATCCATCCCGAGGAGAGCTGA
- a CDS encoding AAA family ATPase: protein MSIPPNQQSGAPSAPQGPPGAPAVQGPPGTPAAPGQPGAPVAQKPAHGQGGAQRRPGEFAPTSSAISPSDLERTGSIIGTISQVFQSRVVGQENLRLTLVAALAAGGHVLLESVPGLAKTTAASALASSITGSFARIQCTPDLMPNDILGTQIFNYGSGTFTTQLGPVHANVVLLDEINRSSAKTQSAMLEAMQERQTSIGGEVYRLPEPFMVLATQNPIEEEGTYVLPEAQMDRFLMKEILTYPRPGEEHEILDRSTAGSLTGPRQAVANVSLEDVRFLQEMVDSVYVDPAVKRYIIDLVFTTRGSGPRPVPNLTQSVRVGASPRGSLALMRVGQAHALLQGRDYVTPDDVRAMRYGVLRHRLVLTFDALASGIKPEQIIDAVFHAVPMP from the coding sequence ATGAGCATTCCACCCAATCAGCAGTCCGGGGCGCCGAGCGCACCGCAGGGACCTCCGGGCGCGCCCGCCGTGCAGGGGCCTCCGGGGACGCCCGCCGCGCCGGGGCAGCCGGGAGCTCCTGTTGCGCAGAAGCCGGCCCACGGACAGGGTGGCGCGCAGCGCCGGCCCGGAGAATTCGCCCCGACGTCGAGCGCGATCTCCCCGAGTGACCTCGAGCGCACCGGGTCGATCATCGGGACCATCTCGCAGGTGTTCCAGTCCCGCGTGGTCGGCCAGGAGAACCTGCGGCTGACGCTGGTCGCGGCGCTCGCCGCCGGGGGCCACGTGCTGCTGGAGTCCGTGCCAGGCCTGGCCAAGACGACCGCCGCGAGCGCGCTGGCATCCTCGATCACCGGCTCCTTCGCCCGGATCCAGTGCACCCCGGACCTGATGCCGAACGACATCCTCGGCACCCAGATCTTCAACTACGGCTCCGGCACGTTCACCACGCAGCTGGGGCCGGTGCACGCCAACGTCGTCCTGCTGGACGAGATCAACCGCTCCAGCGCGAAGACCCAGTCCGCCATGCTCGAGGCGATGCAGGAGCGGCAGACCTCGATCGGCGGGGAGGTGTACCGCCTGCCCGAGCCGTTCATGGTGCTGGCCACCCAGAACCCGATCGAGGAGGAGGGCACCTACGTCCTGCCCGAGGCGCAGATGGATCGCTTCCTGATGAAGGAGATCCTCACCTACCCGCGCCCCGGCGAGGAGCACGAGATCCTCGACCGCTCCACCGCGGGCAGCCTCACCGGTCCCCGCCAGGCCGTGGCGAACGTGTCCCTCGAAGACGTCCGCTTCCTGCAGGAGATGGTCGACTCGGTCTACGTCGACCCGGCCGTGAAGCGGTACATCATCGACCTGGTGTTCACCACCCGCGGATCCGGTCCGCGCCCGGTGCCGAACCTGACGCAGTCCGTGCGGGTCGGCGCGAGCCCTCGCGGCTCCCTCGCCCTGATGCGGGTGGGCCAGGCCCACGCCCTGCTGCAGGGCCGCGACTACGTCACGCCCGATGACGTCCGGGCGATGCGCTACGGAGTGCTGCGCCACCGTCTGGTGCTCACCTTCGACGCCTTGGCCAGCGGGATCAAGCCCGAGCAGATCATCGATGCGGTGTTCCACGCCGTCCCGATGCCCTGA
- the glgB gene encoding 1,4-alpha-glucan branching protein GlgB, whose product MPLGVHELGSTATGSYHDPHSVLGAHEYEGAVTVRTLKPFARAVEVVLPDGSSHALEHEYDGIWAAALAAPTLDSYTVRVTWDEGGSPVELEEPYRFLPTVGELDLHLIHEGRHEELWRALGAHVRTLDDVAGTSFAVWPPNARAVQVVGAFNGWDGRGHALRSLGSSGVWEIFVPGIGDGETYKFRVLGADGAWSDRADPMARRAEVPPATGSVVTTSDFEWTDEHWLAQRASHDAVSSRMSVYELHLPSWRPGLGYRELATELVDYITEMGFTHVEFMPLAEHPFGGSWGYQVTGYYAPTSRLGSPDDLRHLIDTLHGAGIGVLMDWVPAHFPKDEWALARFDGTPLYEHADPRRGEHPDWGTLVFDTGRHEVRNFLVANACYWLEEFHVDGLRVDAVASMLYLDYSREDGEWVPNRHGGREDLENIAFLQETTATAYKRAPGIAMIAEESTSFPGVTRSTDTGGLGFGFKWNMGWMHDTLEYLGQDPINRQYHHGELTFSMVYQYSENFVLPISHDEVVHGKGSLLRKAPGDDWQQAASLRTYLALQWTHPGKQLIFMGTEFAQGTEWSEQAGLPWWLLEYPLHRGAQQLVKDLNALQVELPALYERDQDPGGFEWLLGDDAGHNTISFVRRDDDGEPVVLVLNFSPEAWHDYRVPLPEGGTWLELLNTDAPVYGGSGIGNLGRVHAEALPLHGRGHSVRLSVPPLGALVLAPARVREG is encoded by the coding sequence ATGCCCCTGGGCGTGCACGAGCTCGGTTCCACCGCGACCGGCAGCTATCACGATCCCCACTCCGTGCTCGGGGCCCACGAGTACGAGGGCGCCGTCACCGTGCGCACCCTGAAGCCCTTCGCGCGGGCCGTCGAGGTGGTCCTGCCCGACGGCAGCTCCCACGCCCTCGAGCACGAGTACGACGGGATCTGGGCAGCCGCCCTGGCGGCGCCCACGCTGGACTCCTACACGGTGCGCGTCACCTGGGACGAGGGCGGGTCCCCCGTTGAGCTGGAGGAGCCGTACCGCTTCCTGCCCACCGTCGGGGAGCTCGACCTCCACCTCATCCACGAGGGCCGGCACGAGGAGCTGTGGCGGGCGCTCGGCGCCCATGTGCGCACCCTCGACGACGTCGCGGGCACCTCCTTCGCGGTGTGGCCCCCCAACGCCCGCGCCGTCCAGGTCGTCGGCGCGTTCAACGGCTGGGATGGGCGCGGCCATGCGCTGCGCAGCCTCGGCTCCTCCGGCGTGTGGGAGATCTTCGTCCCCGGCATCGGCGACGGCGAGACCTACAAGTTCCGCGTCCTGGGGGCCGACGGCGCCTGGAGCGACCGGGCCGATCCGATGGCGCGGCGGGCCGAGGTTCCCCCGGCGACCGGCTCGGTGGTGACCACCAGCGACTTCGAGTGGACCGACGAGCACTGGCTCGCCCAGCGCGCCTCCCACGATGCGGTCAGCTCACGGATGTCCGTCTACGAGCTGCACCTGCCCAGCTGGCGGCCCGGCCTCGGGTACCGGGAGCTGGCCACCGAGCTGGTCGACTACATCACCGAGATGGGCTTCACCCATGTGGAGTTCATGCCGCTGGCGGAGCACCCCTTCGGCGGCTCCTGGGGCTACCAGGTCACCGGCTACTACGCTCCGACCTCGCGCCTGGGCTCCCCCGACGACTTGCGCCACCTGATCGACACCCTGCACGGAGCCGGGATCGGGGTGCTCATGGACTGGGTCCCCGCCCACTTCCCCAAGGACGAATGGGCGCTGGCCCGCTTCGACGGCACGCCGCTGTACGAGCACGCTGATCCACGGCGCGGGGAGCACCCGGACTGGGGCACCCTCGTGTTCGACACCGGCCGGCACGAGGTGCGCAACTTCCTGGTCGCCAACGCGTGCTACTGGCTCGAGGAGTTCCACGTCGACGGACTGCGGGTCGACGCCGTCGCCTCGATGCTCTATCTCGACTACTCGCGCGAGGACGGCGAGTGGGTGCCCAACCGCCACGGCGGCCGCGAGGACCTCGAGAACATCGCTTTCCTCCAGGAGACCACGGCCACCGCGTACAAACGGGCCCCCGGCATCGCGATGATCGCCGAGGAGTCCACGTCGTTCCCCGGCGTCACCCGCAGCACCGACACCGGCGGGCTCGGCTTCGGCTTCAAGTGGAACATGGGTTGGATGCACGACACCCTGGAGTACCTCGGCCAGGATCCGATCAACCGCCAGTACCACCACGGCGAGCTGACCTTCTCGATGGTCTACCAGTACTCCGAGAACTTCGTGCTGCCGATCAGCCATGACGAGGTGGTCCATGGCAAGGGGTCGTTGCTGCGCAAGGCTCCGGGTGACGACTGGCAGCAGGCGGCGTCGCTGCGCACGTACCTGGCCCTGCAATGGACCCATCCAGGCAAGCAACTGATCTTCATGGGCACCGAGTTCGCCCAGGGCACGGAGTGGTCCGAGCAGGCCGGGCTGCCGTGGTGGCTGTTGGAGTACCCGCTGCACCGCGGCGCCCAGCAGCTGGTCAAGGACCTCAACGCCCTGCAGGTCGAGCTGCCCGCGCTGTACGAGCGGGACCAGGACCCGGGCGGTTTCGAGTGGCTGCTCGGCGACGACGCCGGCCACAACACGATCTCCTTCGTGCGCCGCGACGACGACGGGGAGCCGGTGGTCCTCGTCCTGAACTTCTCGCCGGAGGCGTGGCACGACTACCGGGTGCCGCTGCCCGAGGGCGGGACGTGGTTGGAGCTGCTGAACACCGATGCCCCGGTCTACGGCGGCAGCGGGATCGGGAATCTCGGGCGGGTCCATGCCGAGGCGCTGCCCCTGCACGGGAGGGGACACTCGGTACGGCTGTCGGTGCCGCCGTTGGGGGCGCTGGTCCTGGCGCCCGCGCGCGTGCGGGAGGGCTGA
- a CDS encoding VWA domain-containing protein: MRLEYLMPLWAIIPLFGAMLIVCAVLLIRRPRQRVAWLRRALMVVLLLMVALRPVTPLDGEQTERMNANVFFVVDRTGSMNAEDYAGDQPRLDGVKADMTRIMDMTEGSRYSIIAFDSTATQQLPLTTDAGAATAWIDTLTTEPTAYSQGSNVDRPLQSLLVELSATQREDPDSQILVYFLSDGENTDEKESESFSQAAAFIDGGAVLGYGTAEGGPMKANGGPQDGEYITGPDGTRGISSIDEEQLQTIASDLGVPYIHRDDPEAEIEGTMEGITLRPVPIESARDVTSFRDWYWIASIPLAALLIWELGEMTYRLPRKLDRHDISGASR, from the coding sequence ATGCGCCTGGAGTACCTCATGCCCCTGTGGGCGATCATCCCGCTGTTCGGCGCGATGCTGATCGTCTGCGCCGTGCTGCTGATCCGTCGGCCCCGACAGCGGGTGGCGTGGCTGCGCCGCGCCCTGATGGTGGTGCTGCTGCTGATGGTCGCCCTGCGCCCCGTGACCCCGCTGGACGGCGAGCAGACCGAGCGGATGAACGCGAACGTCTTCTTCGTGGTGGATCGCACCGGGTCGATGAACGCCGAGGACTATGCGGGCGATCAGCCGCGCCTGGACGGCGTGAAGGCCGACATGACCCGCATCATGGACATGACCGAAGGATCGCGCTACTCGATCATCGCCTTCGACTCCACGGCCACCCAGCAGCTGCCGCTGACCACGGACGCGGGCGCCGCCACAGCCTGGATCGACACCCTCACCACCGAGCCCACCGCCTACTCGCAGGGCTCGAACGTGGACCGTCCGCTCCAGTCCCTGCTGGTCGAGCTCTCCGCCACCCAGCGTGAGGACCCGGACTCGCAGATCCTGGTGTACTTCCTCTCCGACGGGGAGAACACCGACGAGAAGGAGTCGGAGTCCTTCAGCCAGGCCGCCGCCTTCATCGACGGCGGAGCGGTGCTCGGATACGGCACCGCCGAGGGCGGCCCGATGAAGGCCAACGGCGGACCGCAGGACGGCGAATACATCACCGGCCCGGACGGGACGCGGGGCATCTCCTCGATCGACGAGGAGCAGCTGCAGACGATCGCCTCCGACCTGGGGGTGCCGTACATCCACCGCGACGATCCCGAGGCCGAGATCGAGGGCACCATGGAGGGGATCACCCTGCGGCCGGTCCCCATCGAATCGGCCCGCGACGTGACGAGCTTCCGGGACTGGTACTGGATCGCTTCGATCCCGCTGGCGGCACTGCTGATCTGGGAGCTGGGGGAGATGACCTACCGGTTGCCGCGGAAGCTGGACCGCCACGACATCTCAGGAGCGTCCCGATGA
- a CDS encoding VWA domain-containing protein, giving the protein MTFWWVTALLLLAALAVWAITFWNRRAMRKAPVIVANSQYLDSIPSFVRAQRVAKVVRVLQVGIAVLGVLAASILSGRISSERIETPDFASRDIVLCLDVSGSMYEYDTEILSTFAEMVDSFEGERVALSIFNSTSRTVFPLTNDYDLVKRELEQGAEAIDFDEFGYRLGNRDYSDEKVRQYVNFVEGTRGIPDQASVVPDGLASCAQEFDQAEEDRSRSIIFATDNEVNGEPIFTLQEATEAVADRKIDLYTFYPGAYECGPQCFEELQAATEDQDGELYESSDPDAIPSIINEIQKTQAKEMGAEPTVVRTDHPTFGFVLTFLSLVGILVLGWRAR; this is encoded by the coding sequence ATGACGTTCTGGTGGGTCACGGCGCTGCTGCTGCTCGCAGCGCTCGCCGTCTGGGCGATCACGTTCTGGAACCGTCGGGCGATGCGCAAGGCCCCGGTGATCGTGGCCAACTCGCAGTATCTCGATTCCATCCCCAGCTTCGTGCGCGCCCAGCGGGTGGCGAAGGTGGTCCGGGTGCTCCAGGTCGGCATCGCCGTGCTGGGCGTCCTCGCCGCCTCCATCCTCTCCGGCCGGATCTCGAGCGAGCGGATCGAGACCCCGGACTTCGCCTCCCGGGACATCGTGCTGTGCCTGGACGTGTCCGGGTCGATGTACGAGTACGACACCGAGATCCTGTCCACCTTCGCCGAGATGGTCGACTCCTTCGAGGGCGAACGGGTGGCCCTGTCGATCTTCAACTCGACCAGCCGCACCGTGTTCCCCCTGACCAACGACTACGACCTGGTCAAGCGGGAGCTGGAGCAGGGCGCCGAGGCGATCGACTTCGACGAGTTCGGGTACCGCCTGGGCAACCGCGACTACTCCGACGAGAAGGTGCGCCAGTACGTCAACTTCGTCGAGGGCACCCGGGGCATCCCGGATCAGGCCTCGGTGGTGCCGGACGGCCTGGCCTCCTGCGCCCAGGAGTTCGACCAGGCGGAGGAGGACCGCTCGCGTTCGATCATCTTCGCCACGGACAACGAGGTCAACGGCGAGCCGATCTTCACGCTGCAGGAGGCCACCGAGGCGGTCGCCGACCGGAAGATCGACCTCTACACCTTCTACCCGGGAGCCTACGAGTGCGGCCCCCAGTGCTTCGAGGAGTTGCAGGCGGCCACCGAGGACCAGGACGGGGAGCTGTACGAGTCCTCGGACCCCGACGCGATCCCCTCGATCATCAACGAGATCCAGAAGACCCAGGCCAAGGAGATGGGGGCTGAACCGACCGTGGTGCGCACCGACCATCCGACCTTCGGCTTCGTGCTGACGTTCCTGTCGCTGGTGGGCATCCTGGTGCTGGGCTGGAGGGCACGCTGA
- the glgX gene encoding glycogen debranching protein GlgX has product MPSDPHHRATPPVAPTSPGLSVDELGRGTFAVAAPRADWVDLCIRQGATEQRRRLRHVDGGLHWDHVTSMVPGTLYGLRAGGPWDPAAGQFSHPRSLLQDPWGRGVSRSSSLLSSFFPFEVDAMLDRRQEHTGPREVDNGEDAVWSVVVADTFDWQDDLRPLVDWDATVLYEAHVKGFTRTHPQVPEAQRGTYAGLGHPAVTGSLRDLGVTTVQLLPVQAAMDEPHLTRMGLTNYWGYSTMSYFAPEPSLATAAARHAGAQAVLDEVKTMVRSLHAAGLEVILDVVYNHTAEGGADGPALSLRGLDNLEYYWTDHGTFLDVTGTGGTLDPRSVHVMDLILASLRYWVQEVHIDGFRFDLAVTLGRDDRGFRPDHPLLRAIATDPVLRGVKLIAEPWDVGPDGWRTGSFPVPFAEWNDVFRDDVRSFWLSDRAHRERSGESAVGGIRDLATRLAGSSDLLTEQDPDSLPAGRSLRSPWASINYVTAHDGFTLRDLTVYETKRNHANGEDNRDGTTDNRSWNHGHEGEITPGTEGGAEIEAARRRTARGLLATLLLASGTPMLTAGDEIARTQQGNNNAYCQDNEISWIDWSPAGRARDLREMVKRLLNLRGEHPQLRAPDFLRPADPEDLDAGAVAWFGADGAELDHSAWMDPSRHVLAMLRPAVTGREGSEHLLVIVSGASSTVRVRLPATPWPQGAARYLLDTALERQDDLPGGPLPDRELPVTAGSVVVIAIAAGVPGGARHGLS; this is encoded by the coding sequence ATGCCATCGGACCCTCACCACCGCGCCACGCCGCCTGTCGCGCCGACCTCACCCGGTCTGTCCGTGGACGAGCTGGGACGCGGAACATTCGCGGTGGCCGCCCCGCGCGCCGACTGGGTCGACCTGTGCATCCGTCAGGGCGCCACCGAGCAGCGTCGGCGCCTGCGACACGTCGACGGCGGCCTGCACTGGGACCACGTCACCTCGATGGTCCCCGGCACTCTGTACGGTCTGCGCGCCGGAGGGCCGTGGGACCCCGCCGCCGGGCAGTTCTCCCACCCGCGCAGCCTGCTGCAGGATCCCTGGGGACGCGGTGTCTCGCGCTCCTCGTCGCTGCTGAGCAGCTTCTTCCCCTTCGAGGTCGACGCGATGCTCGACCGCCGTCAGGAGCACACTGGACCGCGAGAGGTGGACAACGGCGAGGACGCCGTGTGGTCCGTCGTCGTCGCGGACACCTTCGACTGGCAGGACGACCTGCGCCCGCTGGTCGACTGGGACGCCACCGTGCTCTACGAGGCGCACGTCAAGGGCTTCACCCGGACGCATCCGCAGGTGCCCGAGGCCCAGCGGGGCACGTACGCGGGCCTGGGCCATCCGGCCGTCACCGGGTCTCTGCGGGACCTCGGCGTCACCACCGTCCAGCTGCTGCCGGTCCAGGCCGCGATGGACGAGCCGCACCTGACCCGGATGGGACTGACCAACTACTGGGGCTACTCGACGATGTCGTACTTCGCCCCGGAACCGTCGCTCGCCACCGCCGCAGCCCGGCACGCCGGCGCGCAGGCGGTGCTCGACGAGGTCAAGACCATGGTCCGCAGCCTCCACGCGGCCGGCCTCGAGGTCATCCTCGACGTCGTCTACAACCACACCGCCGAGGGCGGCGCCGACGGGCCCGCCCTGTCGCTGCGGGGCCTGGACAACCTCGAGTACTACTGGACCGATCACGGGACCTTCCTGGACGTGACCGGGACGGGCGGAACCCTGGACCCGCGCTCCGTGCACGTGATGGACCTGATCCTCGCCTCCTTGCGCTACTGGGTCCAGGAGGTCCACATCGACGGGTTCCGCTTCGACCTCGCCGTGACGCTGGGGCGCGACGACCGAGGCTTCCGCCCCGATCACCCCCTGCTGCGCGCGATCGCCACCGACCCGGTGCTGCGCGGGGTCAAACTGATCGCCGAGCCCTGGGACGTGGGCCCCGACGGATGGCGGACGGGCAGCTTCCCGGTCCCCTTCGCGGAGTGGAACGACGTCTTCCGCGACGACGTGCGCAGCTTCTGGCTCTCGGACCGGGCTCACCGCGAGCGCTCCGGCGAGTCCGCCGTCGGCGGTATCCGCGATCTCGCCACCCGCCTGGCCGGATCCAGCGACCTGCTGACCGAGCAGGATCCTGACTCGCTGCCGGCGGGCCGCAGCCTGCGCTCCCCCTGGGCATCGATCAACTACGTCACCGCGCACGACGGGTTCACCCTGCGGGACCTGACCGTGTACGAGACCAAGCGCAACCACGCCAACGGCGAGGACAACCGCGACGGCACCACCGACAACCGCTCCTGGAACCATGGCCACGAGGGGGAGATCACCCCGGGCACCGAGGGTGGGGCAGAGATCGAGGCCGCGCGTCGTCGCACCGCGCGAGGTCTGCTCGCCACGCTGCTGCTGGCCTCCGGCACGCCGATGCTCACCGCCGGCGACGAGATCGCCCGCACCCAGCAGGGCAACAACAACGCCTACTGCCAGGACAACGAGATCTCGTGGATCGACTGGTCGCCGGCGGGCCGCGCCCGTGACCTCCGCGAGATGGTCAAGCGCCTGCTGAATCTGCGCGGCGAGCATCCCCAGCTGCGTGCACCCGACTTCCTGCGGCCGGCCGATCCGGAGGACCTCGACGCCGGGGCGGTCGCCTGGTTCGGGGCCGATGGCGCCGAGCTCGACCACTCGGCCTGGATGGACCCCTCCCGGCACGTGCTGGCGATGCTGCGCCCGGCCGTCACCGGCCGCGAGGGCTCCGAGCACCTGCTGGTGATCGTCTCCGGCGCCTCCTCGACCGTGCGCGTGCGTCTGCCCGCGACGCCCTGGCCCCAGGGTGCGGCGCGGTACCTGCTCGATACCGCGCTGGAACGCCAGGACGACCTGCCCGGCGGGCCGCTTCCCGATCGGGAGCTCCCCGTGACGGCCGGCAGCGTGGTGGTGATCGCGATCGCGGCCGGCGTCCCGGGAGGGGCCCGTCACGGGCTATCGTGA